The Methanosphaera stadtmanae DSM 3091 genome includes a window with the following:
- a CDS encoding SufB/SufD family protein produces the protein MVSIKDKAEKAINKKAAIGADVDLSEFHSEPTDAHEHIDSLEDLQKVDLETLTSVGVDATEEDRAASFLQMDQSEIFVKNMFPGVEVMGTAQALDKYDWLKDYMWKAVQVDADKYTAATELGARSGYFIRSQPNTKLDIPVQACMYIGDDEVRQTAHNIIIAEENSEINIITGCSTAKHVDNAAHIGVSEFYLKKGAKVTFTMVHNWAKEVDVRPRTGVIMEDNSTYISNYILAHPVRNLQSYPTAYANGDNCKVFFQSILAGKEDSVIDQGSRTILKGKNSQSEMITRAISEDQSSIYTRGDLVGMSPDVRGHLECMGLILSDESKIYSVPELRGESTNMELSHEAAVGKIAEEEIQYLMARGLTEEEAASMIVRGFLDIDIKGLPDELAKETKNLMDMSMEGM, from the coding sequence ATGGTATCAATAAAAGATAAAGCCGAAAAAGCTATAAATAAAAAAGCAGCAATAGGTGCTGATGTTGACTTATCAGAATTCCATTCAGAACCTACAGATGCACATGAACATATTGATTCATTAGAAGACCTACAAAAAGTAGATCTTGAAACATTAACAAGTGTTGGTGTAGATGCTACAGAAGAAGATAGAGCTGCATCATTTTTACAAATGGACCAATCTGAAATATTTGTAAAAAACATGTTTCCAGGAGTAGAAGTAATGGGAACAGCACAAGCACTTGATAAATACGACTGGTTAAAAGATTATATGTGGAAAGCTGTACAAGTAGATGCAGACAAATATACCGCAGCAACAGAACTTGGTGCAAGAAGTGGATACTTCATAAGAAGTCAACCAAATACTAAATTAGACATACCAGTACAAGCATGTATGTATATTGGTGATGATGAAGTAAGACAAACTGCACATAACATCATAATAGCAGAAGAAAATTCAGAAATAAACATAATAACTGGATGTTCCACTGCAAAACATGTTGATAATGCAGCACACATCGGTGTTTCTGAATTCTATCTTAAAAAAGGAGCAAAAGTAACCTTTACAATGGTACATAACTGGGCTAAAGAAGTGGATGTTCGACCAAGAACTGGAGTTATAATGGAAGATAATAGTACATACATATCCAACTACATACTAGCACATCCAGTAAGAAATCTTCAATCATATCCTACAGCATATGCAAATGGAGATAATTGTAAAGTATTTTTCCAATCTATTCTTGCAGGAAAAGAAGACTCAGTAATTGATCAAGGATCAAGAACCATACTAAAAGGTAAAAATTCACAATCTGAAATGATAACCAGAGCAATATCTGAAGATCAATCTTCAATCTATACACGTGGAGATTTAGTAGGTATGTCACCAGATGTAAGAGGACATCTTGAATGTATGGGTCTAATATTATCAGATGAATCAAAAATATATTCTGTTCCAGAACTTAGAGGAGAATCCACAAATATGGAATTATCACATGAAGCTGCAGTTGGAAAAATAGCTGAAGAAGAAATTCAATACTTAATGGCTAGAGGATTAACTGAAGAAGAAGCAGCATCCATGATTGTAAGAGGATTCCTTGATATTGATATTAAAGGATTACCTGATGAATTAGCAAAAGAAACCAAAAATTTAATGGATATGAGTATGGAAGGAATGTGA
- a CDS encoding methanogenesis marker 14 protein codes for MSIEKVTIPSISSSKMGKEFYTVLSVELGNTTIKSIIITTNIKTNKSYELNKCVDLTRNVDNPGDSEEVFGHTIWNKPLSGQVIEKAVSRIIKKSLSEVGLDVSDLDFVVRSTGVVALSSLSYHMDVIIKSLSNGCLNAGIKPSQMMAPFSINNIPEHIRKSSFFNNIKFDGSIVGVASPKKTGVVSNEMESQLVTAGIKLASKSSTVDYRNPVISIDMGTTLAGEVVDDSKPYGKLVCNYIGLAGGISDIILRGCDVIEDNMSTIDIANNQNNIQFNEDILHKHTIKLHEFIDIMKVPKNLDEFGQVIDLTLQKQENINIIGSRINNSKKLITTFNNITQDYTNSEILLQIDDMYAYFIKRLIDQTSKLNIIQPKTTLGITGRAGITGYKPYFIEKYLNNSFDNILFTPDGLALGALMMARCMNSLGTPINPVGGSRGGMCIMQQRIKLSKKR; via the coding sequence ATGTCAATAGAAAAAGTTACAATACCTAGTATTTCTTCAAGTAAGATGGGTAAAGAGTTTTACACAGTCTTATCTGTTGAACTTGGAAATACTACTATAAAATCTATTATTATTACAACTAATATTAAAACAAATAAGAGTTATGAATTAAATAAATGTGTGGATTTAACTAGAAATGTTGATAATCCTGGAGACTCTGAAGAAGTATTTGGTCATACTATTTGGAACAAACCTTTATCAGGTCAAGTTATAGAAAAAGCTGTTTCTAGAATAATAAAAAAATCACTTAGTGAAGTAGGCTTGGATGTTAGTGACTTGGATTTTGTTGTAAGATCAACTGGTGTTGTTGCTCTTTCTTCTTTATCATATCACATGGATGTTATTATAAAGTCATTATCTAATGGTTGTCTTAATGCTGGAATTAAACCATCACAAATGATGGCTCCCTTTTCTATTAATAACATTCCAGAACATATTCGTAAATCTTCTTTTTTTAATAATATTAAATTTGATGGATCTATTGTGGGAGTAGCTTCTCCAAAGAAAACTGGTGTTGTATCTAATGAAATGGAAAGTCAACTTGTTACTGCAGGTATTAAGCTAGCAAGTAAAAGTTCAACTGTTGATTATAGAAATCCTGTTATATCTATTGATATGGGAACAACACTTGCAGGAGAAGTAGTTGATGATTCAAAACCATATGGTAAGTTAGTATGTAATTATATTGGATTGGCTGGTGGAATATCTGATATTATATTAAGGGGGTGTGATGTTATTGAAGATAATATGTCTACAATTGATATTGCAAATAATCAAAATAACATTCAATTTAATGAAGATATTCTTCATAAACATACAATTAAATTACATGAATTTATTGATATTATGAAAGTTCCCAAAAATCTTGATGAATTTGGACAAGTTATAGATTTAACATTACAAAAACAAGAAAATATCAATATCATTGGTTCAAGAATAAATAATTCTAAAAAACTAATAACAACATTCAACAACATAACACAAGACTATACAAATTCTGAAATTTTACTTCAAATTGATGATATGTATGCATATTTTATTAAAAGACTCATAGACCAAACAAGTAAATTAAATATAATTCAACCAAAAACAACTTTGGGAATAACAGGAAGGGCTGGAATAACTGGATACAAACCATATTTCATAGAAAAGTATCTGAATAATAGCTTTGATAATATATTATTTACACCAGATGGACTAGCACTTGGGGCACTAATGATGGCAAGATGTATGAATTCCCTTGGAACACCTATAAATCCTGTTGGTGGAAGTAGAGGTGGTATGTGCATAATGCAACAAAGAATAAAACTTTCTAAAAAAAGATAA
- a CDS encoding hydrogenase iron-sulfur subunit: MANDDIKIIVFSCNWCCYGGADTAGTSRMQYPPNIRMIRVMCSGRIEPQFILKALREGADGVFVGGCHMGDCHYDAGNYKFDRRMRLVYRLLDELGLEKERVQHDWISASEGEKFANTIRRVTAEIQELGPSPLKEQINQEA; encoded by the coding sequence ATGGCTAACGACGATATTAAGATAATCGTTTTCAGTTGTAACTGGTGCTGCTATGGTGGAGCAGATACAGCAGGAACATCAAGAATGCAATACCCACCTAACATAAGAATGATCAGAGTAATGTGCTCTGGAAGAATCGAACCTCAATTTATTCTCAAAGCTCTAAGAGAAGGAGCAGACGGAGTATTTGTAGGTGGATGTCATATGGGTGACTGCCACTACGATGCAGGTAACTACAAATTTGATAGAAGAATGAGATTAGTATACAGATTATTAGATGAACTTGGTCTTGAAAAAGAAAGAGTACAACACGACTGGATCTCAGCTTCTGAAGGTGAAAAATTCGCAAATACAATTAGAAGAGTAACTGCAGAAATCCAAGAGCTTGGTCCTTCACCACTCAAAGAACAAATAAATCAGGAGGCATAA
- a CDS encoding GTP--adenosylcobinamide-phosphate guanylyltransferase, translated as MTTALIMAGGKGTRLDLDYEKPMVKVNTKPMISYVIEALSFSTYIDKILVAVSPNTPCTADYVKKYPVIVVKTKGLGYIEDLSDILSNRKYVDEDEVVMTIVSDLPFITSTQIDDVLDNYYERKKPAMCVSVPAYLFEKYGITPTMVYEGLVPTGVNLLLANNKEQDQTIYVSKNIELAFNINTLDDLDLSEHYIKKRW; from the coding sequence ATGACAACTGCATTGATTATGGCTGGTGGAAAAGGTACTAGATTAGACTTAGATTATGAAAAGCCAATGGTTAAAGTCAATACAAAACCAATGATAAGTTATGTAATAGAAGCATTATCCTTTTCAACATATATTGATAAGATATTGGTGGCTGTAAGTCCAAATACTCCATGTACTGCAGATTATGTGAAAAAATATCCTGTTATTGTAGTAAAAACTAAGGGTCTAGGTTATATTGAGGACTTATCAGATATTCTTTCAAACAGAAAATATGTTGATGAGGATGAAGTAGTTATGACAATAGTTTCTGATTTACCATTTATCACATCAACTCAAATTGATGATGTGTTAGATAATTATTATGAAAGAAAAAAACCTGCTATGTGTGTATCAGTTCCAGCATATTTATTTGAGAAATATGGAATAACACCAACAATGGTTTATGAAGGATTGGTTCCAACAGGTGTTAATTTACTACTGGCAAATAACAAAGAACAAGATCAAACAATTTATGTATCAAAAAATATAGAACTGGCTTTTAACATCAATACACTTGATGATTTAGATTTATCTGAACATTATATTAAAAAAAGATGGTAG
- the mtrC gene encoding tetrahydromethanopterin S-methyltransferase subunit MtrC, giving the protein MADDLIPSQIIILSSIVGGLICIALSSIPVVGGIFSIIATILGVICGTNTLRHIGKYSLGTGVPSIVYMLTAAGLVSMICGVMISRIINQNLLYPIFSMIIAMIIAFVISLMCTHIFKIQVEILRKSFITLTIATVISIIGMSTLIVSSSDIMLIYSNVIKNGLIIILMILSVMAIQNPYNSCMGPNEDQYRTLSLSLSNAFLMLIIISIISILNSSYWYIYIIISIIGWLVSFKLYIKYTKQQAALIKWSGLWPNNDEGGI; this is encoded by the coding sequence ATGGCTGATGATTTAATACCTTCTCAGATAATAATTTTAAGTTCTATTGTTGGCGGATTAATTTGTATAGCACTAAGTAGTATACCTGTGGTTGGTGGTATTTTTTCAATTATTGCAACAATATTAGGTGTTATTTGTGGAACAAATACACTTAGACACATAGGAAAATATAGTTTAGGTACTGGAGTTCCATCAATAGTTTATATGTTAACAGCAGCAGGACTTGTTAGTATGATATGTGGTGTAATGATATCAAGAATAATTAATCAAAATTTATTATATCCAATATTTAGTATGATAATAGCAATGATAATTGCTTTTGTAATTTCACTCATGTGTACACATATCTTCAAAATACAAGTTGAAATATTAAGAAAATCATTCATAACATTAACAATTGCAACAGTAATATCAATTATTGGAATGTCTACATTGATAGTTTCATCCTCTGATATTATGTTAATCTATTCAAATGTAATTAAAAATGGACTTATAATTATATTAATGATATTATCAGTCATGGCAATACAAAATCCATATAATTCTTGTATGGGACCAAATGAAGATCAGTATAGAACATTATCATTATCCTTATCCAATGCATTTTTAATGCTTATAATAATTTCAATTATTAGTATTTTAAATAGTTCATACTGGTATATTTACATTATAATATCAATTATTGGATGGTTAGTTTCATTTAAATTATATATTAAATATACAAAACAGCAAGCTGCACTAATAAAATGGTCTGGACTATGGCCTAATAATGATGAAGGGGGAATATAA
- the mtrH gene encoding tetrahydromethanopterin S-methyltransferase subunit H, with translation MFKFEKKQEVFDIYGVKVGGQPGEYPTVLAGTIFYAGHNIISDEKKGIFDKEKAETLLNTMDEMTDKTGNPNIVQIFGATSDAIIKYIDFVTSISESPFLIDSTSAQARIAGSKYVTESGLAERTIYNSINMSIDNEEIDTLINSDITSSIILGFNPTQPGVDGKIKLWDDGAGVLDKGLLEIADDCGIIKPLMDVAVTPLGQGGGSAVKTTFKEKSIWGYPAGSGIHNVPSAWEWIKQYKKEYPEVWPVCDIGANIVQQMVGGDFVLFGPIENTRKAFTACAMTDMFIAEANEAIGINAVDSHPYKNLL, from the coding sequence ATGTTTAAATTTGAAAAAAAACAAGAAGTATTCGATATTTATGGTGTAAAGGTAGGTGGACAACCTGGTGAATATCCAACAGTACTTGCTGGAACTATCTTTTATGCTGGACATAATATTATTAGTGATGAGAAAAAAGGAATTTTTGATAAGGAAAAAGCAGAGACTTTATTAAATACTATGGATGAAATGACTGATAAAACAGGAAATCCTAATATTGTTCAAATATTTGGTGCAACTAGTGATGCAATAATAAAATATATTGACTTTGTAACATCTATTAGTGAATCTCCATTTTTAATAGATTCAACATCTGCACAGGCACGTATAGCAGGTTCAAAATATGTAACAGAATCTGGTCTTGCAGAAAGAACAATCTACAATTCAATTAATATGTCAATTGATAATGAAGAAATTGATACATTAATAAATTCTGATATAACCTCTTCAATAATTCTTGGATTTAATCCAACACAACCTGGTGTTGATGGGAAAATAAAACTATGGGATGATGGTGCTGGAGTTTTAGATAAGGGTTTACTTGAAATTGCAGATGACTGTGGAATAATTAAACCATTGATGGATGTTGCTGTTACACCTCTAGGTCAAGGTGGAGGTTCTGCAGTAAAAACAACATTTAAGGAAAAAAGTATATGGGGTTATCCTGCTGGTAGTGGAATTCATAATGTTCCATCAGCATGGGAATGGATAAAACAATATAAAAAGGAATATCCAGAAGTATGGCCTGTATGTGATATTGGTGCAAATATAGTTCAGCAAATGGTTGGTGGGGACTTTGTATTATTTGGACCTATTGAAAATACAAGAAAAGCATTTACTGCATGTGCAATGACTGATATGTTTATTGCAGAGGCTAATGAAGCTATTGGAATAAATGCTGTAGATTCTCATCCATATAAAAATTTATTATGA
- a CDS encoding zinc metalloprotease HtpX: MLENLKTVILLGFLSAVLVVVCGFIGSIFRLGGLGILLGLIFAIIMNFVSYFYSDKIALSSYNARIVTEAESPNLHRIVGELAANANILKPKVAIIETSTPNAFATGRNQQHAVVAVTTGILNILDEEELRGVISHELGHVKNRDILISSVAATVAGMIVAIASYGRYAMFFASDDDAGNIIGAVLMSIVGPIAATIVQLAISRSREYKADATGAQISGNPLALANALRKLEFGNINDPLMDAKSTDAHMFIMNPLSGVGSKLQNLFSTHPSTADRIQRLEEMANNHSY, from the coding sequence ATGTTAGAAAATTTAAAAACAGTAATTTTACTTGGATTCTTATCAGCAGTTCTTGTAGTTGTATGTGGATTTATAGGATCAATATTCAGACTAGGTGGACTTGGTATTTTACTTGGTTTAATCTTTGCTATAATCATGAATTTTGTGTCCTACTTCTATTCTGATAAAATTGCACTTTCATCATACAATGCAAGAATAGTAACAGAAGCAGAATCTCCAAACTTACATAGAATTGTTGGTGAATTAGCAGCAAATGCTAATATTTTAAAACCAAAAGTAGCAATTATAGAAACAAGTACTCCAAATGCATTTGCAACAGGACGTAACCAACAACATGCAGTAGTAGCAGTGACTACAGGTATTTTAAATATTCTTGATGAAGAAGAATTACGTGGAGTTATTTCACACGAATTAGGACACGTTAAAAATAGAGATATTCTTATTAGCTCTGTAGCTGCAACTGTTGCTGGTATGATCGTTGCTATTGCTAGTTATGGAAGATATGCAATGTTTTTTGCATCTGATGATGATGCTGGTAATATAATTGGTGCTGTATTAATGTCAATAGTAGGACCTATTGCAGCAACAATTGTTCAGTTAGCTATTAGTAGATCTAGAGAATATAAAGCCGATGCTACTGGTGCTCAAATATCTGGTAATCCATTAGCATTAGCTAATGCTCTTAGAAAATTAGAATTTGGAAACATCAATGATCCCCTGATGGATGCTAAGTCAACTGATGCTCATATGTTTATTATGAATCCATTAAGTGGTGTTGGAAGTAAATTACAAAACTTATTTTCAACACATCCATCTACAGCAGATAGGATTCAAAGATTAGAAGAAATGGCTAATAACCATTCCTACTAA
- the mtrA gene encoding tetrahydromethanopterin S-methyltransferase subunit A — MADKKEVIQNWPLETGDYAVGNVESPVAVVSLGSNMNDELVAAGAAISGPLHTENLGIEKVVANIISNSNIRYVLICGSEVQGHITGKTVEALYENGIDEEKKSIIGSPGAIPFVENLPVEAVERFQKQVSIVSMINNEDVSEISSKIDECISNDPGAYDEDAMIVEFNETPEEEFEVDEVTFSDDSAVDLASIVLLEVENRISMMNNEIKQIASLEKISSGYYAGKIEGIVIGFILTLVFLIIIIQGL, encoded by the coding sequence ATGGCAGATAAAAAAGAAGTTATTCAAAATTGGCCCTTAGAAACTGGAGATTATGCAGTGGGAAATGTTGAAAGTCCAGTAGCAGTAGTCTCTCTAGGTTCTAATATGAATGATGAATTGGTAGCTGCAGGGGCTGCAATTTCAGGACCATTACACACAGAAAACTTGGGAATAGAAAAGGTTGTTGCAAATATAATATCAAATTCAAACATACGTTATGTTCTTATATGTGGATCTGAGGTTCAAGGACATATTACTGGTAAAACAGTTGAAGCTTTATATGAAAATGGTATTGATGAAGAGAAAAAATCAATTATTGGTTCTCCTGGAGCTATTCCATTCGTTGAAAACTTACCAGTAGAAGCTGTTGAAAGATTCCAAAAACAAGTTTCTATTGTTAGTATGATAAATAATGAGGATGTTAGTGAAATATCATCTAAAATAGATGAATGTATTAGTAATGATCCTGGAGCATATGATGAAGATGCAATGATTGTTGAATTTAATGAAACACCTGAAGAGGAGTTTGAAGTTGATGAAGTCACATTTTCTGATGATTCAGCAGTTGATTTAGCATCAATAGTTCTACTTGAGGTTGAAAATCGTATAAGTATGATGAATAATGAAATAAAACAAATTGCTTCTTTAGAAAAAATATCTTCAGGATATTATGCTGGAAAAATAGAAGGTATAGTTATTGGATTTATTTTAACATTGGTTTTTCTTATAATTATTATTCAAGGTTTGTGA
- the sufC gene encoding Fe-S cluster assembly ATPase SufC: MLLEISDLEVEVEGKKILKGVNLNIDEGETHVLLGPNGAGKSTLFMTILGFPKYKVTNGKIIYKGQDITDLETPERIKLGLGVTFQNPPSIRGVKLKDLIKLVDKKNEYKEDEKLTEDVINLGKRLKLNENFLERDVNLGFSGGKVKRSELLQLLAQQPDLIMFDEPDSGVDIENVELISKEIINLLDQENENSQKGGLLITHLGYILRFVNATHAHVLIDGKIARTGEPEEIIEKIRESGFGDV; the protein is encoded by the coding sequence ATGCTACTTGAAATATCAGATTTAGAAGTAGAAGTAGAAGGAAAAAAAATACTAAAAGGCGTTAATCTTAACATAGATGAAGGTGAAACACACGTATTACTTGGCCCAAATGGGGCAGGAAAAAGTACACTATTTATGACCATACTTGGATTTCCAAAATATAAAGTTACAAATGGAAAAATAATATACAAAGGTCAAGACATAACAGACTTAGAAACTCCTGAAAGAATAAAATTAGGATTAGGAGTAACATTTCAAAATCCCCCATCAATACGTGGAGTTAAATTAAAAGACCTAATAAAACTTGTAGACAAGAAAAATGAATACAAAGAAGACGAAAAACTAACAGAAGATGTTATTAATCTAGGAAAAAGACTTAAATTAAATGAAAACTTCCTAGAAAGAGATGTTAATCTTGGATTCAGTGGTGGAAAAGTAAAAAGATCAGAACTCCTACAACTATTAGCCCAACAACCAGACCTAATAATGTTTGATGAACCAGATTCTGGAGTAGACATTGAAAATGTTGAATTAATATCCAAGGAAATTATTAACCTACTTGACCAAGAAAATGAAAACAGTCAAAAAGGTGGATTACTCATTACACACCTTGGATACATACTTAGATTTGTAAATGCTACACATGCACATGTGTTAATTGATGGAAAAATAGCACGTACAGGTGAACCTGAAGAAATAATAGAAAAAATCAGAGAATCTGGATTTGGAGATGTATAA
- a CDS encoding PRC-barrel domain-containing protein: protein MTNERELIKGEEKLWADIQGYQVATSSARILGQLEELTIDEKTGKITNIIIKTETDRAVNVKGAKRNGDLLVVPFGKVEKVGEFIIISG from the coding sequence ATGACAAATGAAAGGGAATTAATTAAAGGCGAAGAAAAATTATGGGCAGATATCCAAGGATATCAAGTGGCAACTAGTAGTGCACGTATTCTAGGTCAACTAGAAGAATTAACAATAGATGAAAAAACAGGTAAAATTACTAACATTATAATTAAAACTGAAACTGACAGAGCTGTTAATGTTAAAGGTGCTAAACGTAATGGTGATTTATTAGTTGTACCATTTGGTAAAGTTGAAAAAGTTGGAGAATTTATTATAATCTCTGGATAA
- the mtrG gene encoding tetrahydromethanopterin S-methyltransferase subunit MtrG, producing MGNDSKKDIEDINNRLDSLEQKLEESHGEFSQNYGKSIGRDIGILYGVVLALLVVIILMKFHII from the coding sequence GTGGGAAATGATTCAAAAAAGGATATTGAAGATATTAATAATAGATTAGATAGTCTAGAGCAAAAATTAGAGGAATCTCATGGTGAATTTTCTCAAAATTATGGAAAAAGTATAGGACGAGATATTGGAATATTATATGGTGTGGTCTTAGCATTATTAGTAGTTATTATTTTAATGAAATTTCATATAATTTAG
- the mtrB gene encoding tetrahydromethanopterin S-methyltransferase subunit MtrB, giving the protein MVDTTAVIIDDDLVLDVNNGIIGTKDNNQKQHLPFDDLVEKIDTLEVAINNLESSLDPRTTSNLSQPGREGIYEKAGLITNIVIGVIIALVFILLLV; this is encoded by the coding sequence TTGGTAGATACAACAGCAGTTATAATTGATGATGATTTAGTTTTAGATGTTAATAATGGTATAATAGGAACAAAAGATAATAATCAAAAACAACATCTTCCATTTGATGATCTGGTAGAAAAAATAGATACTCTGGAAGTGGCAATTAATAATCTAGAATCATCATTAGATCCTAGAACAACATCTAATCTATCACAACCTGGAAGAGAAGGAATATATGAAAAAGCAGGATTAATTACAAACATTGTAATTGGTGTGATTATAGCATTAGTTTTCATACTTTTATTAGTATAA
- a CDS encoding F420-non-reducing hydrogenase subunit G encodes MADKVKIGTMWLGGCSGCHIALTDLHELLLDVLDVAEFEFSPVLMDTKYDEIPHMDIIFIEGGIRNEENRELAEVLREKADMVVAYGSCAEFGGIPGLGNLYTPEELEEEAYLNSCSTVNPDGIIPSESVPHLESRVRPLADVIKVDAALPGCPPKSEVIAQVVIALVKGEPVEIPDNNLCDVCEREKPPTGMAMDTIKRPWEVGATDKDLCLVPQGIICLGPATRPLCGAQCPAVDTPCRGCYGPTDKILDAGAKMISAISSDFGVEDDKTVDPEEVANQVEDVVGTFYTYTLPAALIPLKIKN; translated from the coding sequence ATGGCAGATAAAGTAAAAATAGGAACAATGTGGCTAGGTGGATGTTCTGGATGTCACATCGCATTAACTGATTTACACGAATTATTATTAGACGTATTAGACGTTGCAGAATTCGAATTCAGCCCAGTATTAATGGATACAAAATATGATGAAATTCCACACATGGATATCATATTCATAGAAGGTGGAATCCGTAACGAAGAAAACAGAGAATTAGCTGAAGTATTAAGAGAAAAAGCTGATATGGTTGTAGCATACGGTTCATGTGCAGAATTCGGAGGAATTCCTGGATTAGGTAACTTATACACTCCAGAAGAATTAGAAGAAGAAGCATACTTAAACTCTTGTTCTACTGTAAACCCTGATGGAATCATTCCAAGTGAATCTGTACCTCACTTAGAAAGCAGAGTAAGACCTTTAGCTGATGTTATAAAAGTAGATGCAGCATTACCTGGTTGTCCACCAAAATCTGAAGTAATTGCACAAGTAGTCATTGCTTTAGTAAAAGGTGAACCTGTGGAAATTCCAGATAACAACCTTTGTGATGTATGTGAAAGAGAAAAACCACCTACGGGTATGGCAATGGATACCATTAAAAGGCCATGGGAAGTTGGAGCAACAGACAAAGATTTATGTTTAGTACCACAAGGTATAATTTGTTTAGGTCCTGCAACCCGTCCTTTATGTGGAGCACAATGTCCAGCAGTAGATACACCATGTCGTGGATGTTACGGTCCTACTGACAAAATATTAGATGCAGGAGCAAAAATGATAAGTGCTATCTCATCAGACTTTGGTGTAGAAGACGATAAAACTGTAGATCCTGAAGAAGTTGCAAATCAAGTAGAAGATGTAGTAGGAACATTCTATACTTACACATTACCAGCAGCTTTAATCCCATTAAAAATTAAAAACTAA
- the mtrF gene encoding tetrahydromethanopterin S-methyltransferase subunit F — translation MILDNIGKLVESIEYKSQLIGRKERLVCGVEKTRFKGILIGFIITLFIVGLPFISYYRGGF, via the coding sequence ATGATATTAGATAATATAGGTAAGTTAGTTGAATCTATAGAATATAAATCTCAGCTAATTGGAAGAAAAGAAAGATTAGTTTGTGGTGTTGAAAAAACACGTTTTAAAGGAATTCTCATAGGATTTATAATAACCTTGTTTATAGTGGGTTTACCATTTATTTCATATTATAGGGGAGGATTTTAG